In Cnuibacter physcomitrellae, a genomic segment contains:
- a CDS encoding ABC transporter ATP-binding protein — MSSVTYDHASRTYPGSTRASVDKLDLEIADGEFLVLVGPSGCGKSTSLRMLAGLEEVNEGRILIGDRDVTDIPPKDRDIAMVFQNYALYPHMTVAENMGFALKIAGVGKDERATRVLEAAKLLDLEPYLSRKPKALSGGQRQRVAMGRAIVRQPQVFLMDEPLSNLDAKLRVQTRTQIASLQRRLGVTTVYVTHDQTEALTMGDRIAVLKDGLLQQVGTPRDLYEKPNNVFVAGFIGSPAMNLLPAILAGTGVEFGTAIIPVSREAFSTSTSNAVTVGIRPEDLVIGAPAGEGMPIIVDLVEELGADGYLYGHSDASGSRVDIVARVDGRDHPAAGDTVTVRPDPAHLHLFDTTAGNRLPS; from the coding sequence ATGTCCTCTGTGACCTATGACCACGCCTCCCGGACCTACCCGGGATCGACTCGCGCCTCGGTCGACAAGCTCGACCTGGAGATCGCCGACGGCGAGTTCCTCGTCCTCGTCGGCCCCTCGGGCTGCGGGAAGTCGACCTCGCTGCGCATGCTCGCCGGCCTCGAAGAGGTCAACGAGGGCCGCATCCTGATCGGCGACCGCGACGTCACCGACATCCCCCCGAAGGATCGCGACATCGCGATGGTCTTCCAGAACTACGCCCTGTACCCCCACATGACCGTGGCCGAGAACATGGGCTTCGCGCTCAAGATCGCCGGCGTCGGCAAGGACGAGCGAGCCACCCGCGTCCTCGAGGCGGCCAAGCTGCTCGACCTCGAGCCCTACCTCAGCCGCAAGCCGAAGGCGCTCTCCGGTGGTCAGCGTCAGCGCGTGGCCATGGGTCGCGCGATCGTGCGTCAGCCGCAGGTGTTCCTCATGGACGAGCCGCTGTCGAACCTCGACGCCAAGCTCCGTGTGCAGACCCGCACCCAGATCGCGTCGCTCCAGCGCCGCCTGGGCGTCACCACGGTCTACGTCACCCACGACCAGACCGAGGCGCTCACCATGGGCGACCGCATCGCCGTACTGAAGGACGGCCTGCTCCAGCAGGTCGGCACCCCGCGCGACCTGTACGAGAAGCCGAACAACGTCTTCGTCGCCGGCTTCATCGGCTCCCCCGCCATGAACCTGCTGCCCGCAATCCTCGCCGGCACCGGAGTGGAGTTCGGGACCGCGATCATCCCGGTATCGCGGGAGGCGTTTTCCACCTCGACCAGCAACGCGGTCACGGTCGGCATCCGGCCCGAGGATCTCGTCATCGGCGCCCCCGCCGGTGAGGGCATGCCGATCATCGTCGACCTGGTCGAGGAGCTCGGCGCAGACGGGTACCTGTACGGGCACAGCGACGCCAGCGGCAGCCGGGTCGACATCGTCGCCCGAGTGGACGGGCGAGATCACCCCGCCGCTGGCGACACCGTCACGGTGCGGCCCGACCCTGCGCACCTGCACCTGTTCGACACGACCGCCGGGAACCGGCTACCGTCCTGA
- a CDS encoding cation:proton antiporter translates to MVFGGVMVVAFGVVLLVAILISGFAHRTVLSTAVLFLVAGFVLGEGMLGVVSLQAGDEQVSAIAEVALFVVLFTDGQRIGVRDLARAWRLPGRALLLGMPLTFLISAVLGVLLLGLPWVEAFLVAAVLAPTDPVFASAIVGRKEIPDRVRGLLNVESGLNDGLALPIVLILVAAIGGPEIEYGTLALELLGGVAIGVVVPLVIALLLRLRFLSATPLYSSLSPVAAALIIYGVCNATGANLFLAAFAAGITIASVAPEIRDAFAEYGEFIAELVKLLAIFVFGALISPSVLTDVPILGYVFAILLLVLARPVAVEAALIGSGLSWQERATAAWFGPKGFASVLYGLLVLASGHPDAEHLFHLIVVAISLSIIAHSSTDVPIAAYFARHESSGRSMEEVPGEPPPDVAQKDGTPP, encoded by the coding sequence GTGGTGTTCGGTGGAGTGATGGTGGTCGCGTTCGGTGTCGTGTTGCTGGTGGCGATCTTGATCTCGGGTTTCGCGCATCGGACGGTGCTGTCCACCGCTGTCCTGTTCCTGGTCGCCGGGTTCGTTCTCGGGGAGGGGATGCTCGGAGTCGTCTCTCTCCAGGCGGGGGACGAGCAGGTGAGTGCGATCGCCGAGGTGGCGCTGTTCGTCGTCCTGTTCACCGATGGGCAGCGCATCGGTGTCCGGGACCTGGCGCGAGCCTGGCGGCTCCCCGGGCGGGCGCTTCTTCTCGGGATGCCGCTGACGTTCCTGATCAGTGCCGTCCTCGGGGTGCTGCTCCTGGGGCTGCCGTGGGTGGAGGCGTTCCTCGTCGCCGCGGTGCTGGCGCCGACGGATCCGGTGTTCGCGTCCGCGATCGTGGGACGTAAGGAGATCCCCGATCGGGTGCGGGGGCTGCTGAATGTGGAGTCGGGTCTGAATGACGGGCTCGCGCTCCCGATCGTCTTGATCCTCGTCGCTGCGATCGGGGGGCCGGAGATCGAGTACGGCACCCTCGCGCTGGAGCTGCTCGGGGGAGTGGCGATAGGGGTCGTGGTGCCGCTGGTCATCGCTCTGCTGCTGCGGCTGCGGTTCCTGTCGGCTACCCCGTTGTATTCCTCGCTCAGTCCCGTGGCTGCTGCGCTGATCATCTACGGCGTGTGCAACGCGACTGGCGCCAACTTGTTCCTGGCGGCGTTCGCGGCGGGCATCACGATCGCGTCGGTCGCTCCGGAGATCCGGGATGCGTTCGCCGAGTACGGCGAGTTCATCGCCGAGCTGGTGAAGCTGCTGGCCATCTTCGTGTTCGGCGCCCTCATCTCACCCTCCGTGCTGACCGACGTGCCGATCCTCGGCTACGTGTTCGCGATCCTGCTGCTCGTCCTGGCCCGTCCTGTCGCGGTGGAGGCGGCGCTGATAGGGAGCGGGTTGAGCTGGCAGGAACGCGCTACCGCGGCATGGTTCGGGCCTAAGGGGTTCGCGTCGGTGCTGTACGGGCTGCTGGTCCTGGCCAGCGGACATCCGGATGCCGAGCATCTGTTCCATCTGATCGTCGTCGCGATCTCGCTGTCGATCATCGCGCACTCCTCCACTGACGTCCCGATCGCCGCCTACTTCGCACGCCACGAAAGTAGCGGCCGGTCAATGGAGGAGGTGCCTGGCGAGCCGCCTCCCGACGTTGCCCAGAAGGACGGGACGCCACCATGA
- a CDS encoding YihY/virulence factor BrkB family protein, whose amino-acid sequence MPPPQDASRSGRRPGWPWQLGGSAWRYLLRRTGHEFLRSRGVDQAAALTFFAVLSVFPAALAVVSVIGVVGDGPATASRVLDLVEQVAPGQVAETLRGPVTQLASTPSAPAAFIGGVVVALWSASTYVSAFGRAMNVVYQVEEGRPFWRRKLAQLAVTVLLVLLVTVVAAIVAVSGPVLRWVGEIAGVEEGTVQVWQVVRWPVLAAAVIGIVAVLYATTGNVTKPRVRWLGLGAVLAIAVIGVSSAGFGIYVSLFAGYDDTFGALAGVIVFIIWLFLIDLALVLGAHLNAEIERARELLSGEHAERRLQLPVRDDTTSARTARTERLDHERGELLREGEPLPPRPDTLPRRIRRRVETVWGWLRGHRSPRPPPT is encoded by the coding sequence ATGCCCCCACCCCAGGACGCTTCGCGTAGCGGCCGACGACCGGGGTGGCCGTGGCAGCTGGGCGGGTCGGCGTGGCGTTATCTGTTGCGTCGGACCGGGCATGAGTTCCTGCGCTCGCGCGGCGTCGATCAGGCGGCAGCGTTGACGTTCTTCGCGGTGCTGTCCGTGTTCCCGGCGGCGTTGGCGGTGGTGTCGGTGATCGGTGTCGTCGGGGATGGACCGGCGACGGCGTCTCGGGTGCTGGACCTTGTGGAGCAGGTCGCGCCCGGGCAGGTCGCGGAGACGCTGCGTGGTCCGGTGACGCAGCTCGCGTCGACGCCGTCTGCGCCGGCGGCATTCATCGGCGGGGTGGTGGTGGCGTTGTGGTCGGCGTCGACGTACGTCAGCGCGTTCGGGCGGGCGATGAACGTCGTCTACCAGGTGGAGGAGGGGCGCCCGTTCTGGCGCCGGAAGCTCGCCCAGTTGGCGGTGACCGTGCTTCTGGTGCTGCTGGTGACCGTCGTGGCCGCGATCGTGGCCGTGTCCGGCCCGGTTCTTCGATGGGTCGGTGAGATCGCCGGTGTCGAGGAGGGAACGGTGCAGGTGTGGCAGGTGGTGCGCTGGCCCGTTCTGGCGGCAGCGGTCATCGGCATCGTCGCGGTCCTGTATGCCACGACGGGGAACGTGACGAAGCCGCGGGTGCGGTGGCTGGGTCTCGGGGCTGTGCTGGCGATCGCCGTGATCGGGGTGTCTTCGGCCGGGTTCGGGATCTACGTGTCTCTGTTCGCCGGTTACGACGACACGTTCGGGGCGCTGGCGGGGGTGATCGTGTTCATCATCTGGCTGTTCCTCATCGATCTCGCCCTGGTCCTGGGCGCGCATCTGAACGCCGAGATCGAGCGTGCCCGGGAACTGCTGTCCGGCGAGCACGCGGAACGCCGCCTGCAACTGCCCGTCCGGGACGACACCACCTCCGCCCGCACCGCCCGGACGGAGCGGCTTGACCATGAGCGCGGTGAGCTGCTGCGAGAAGGAGAACCTCTCCCTCCGCGGCCGGATACGCTGCCGCGACGCATCCGGCGTCGTGTCGAGACGGTATGGGGATGGCTGCGAGGACACAGGTCACCCCGGCCCCCTCCTACCTGA
- a CDS encoding DUF4396 domain-containing protein yields MAVFPAWFTVAAIVSLTVAALCAVFVTVDVTLRPQRMSVMNVVWPVTMLFGGLLWLGLYLLRGRTPRTGASQPDGDGSMAGAVAVGASHCGAGCAIGDVIAEFSLALVPGLAAVFGAGTLFQDEMYAAWIADFIFAFGLGIVFQYFAIAPMRNLPVRRGLWEALKADALSITAWQVGMYGVMALAQLAILPALFGTRAAVLSPEFWFVMQIAMLAGFATSYPVNWWLIRAGIKERM; encoded by the coding sequence GTGGCGGTGTTCCCGGCATGGTTCACAGTCGCGGCGATCGTGTCGTTGACGGTCGCCGCGCTGTGTGCCGTGTTCGTGACGGTAGATGTGACGCTGCGGCCGCAGAGGATGTCGGTGATGAACGTCGTCTGGCCTGTGACGATGCTGTTCGGGGGACTGCTCTGGCTGGGCCTGTACCTCCTCCGCGGCCGCACCCCGCGCACAGGCGCGTCGCAACCGGACGGCGATGGCAGTATGGCCGGAGCGGTCGCCGTGGGCGCGAGTCACTGCGGGGCGGGATGCGCGATCGGGGATGTCATCGCGGAGTTCTCCCTCGCTCTCGTTCCGGGCCTTGCGGCCGTGTTCGGAGCGGGGACGTTGTTCCAGGATGAGATGTATGCGGCGTGGATCGCCGACTTCATCTTCGCGTTCGGTCTGGGAATCGTGTTCCAGTACTTCGCGATCGCTCCGATGCGGAATCTCCCCGTCCGGCGGGGCTTGTGGGAGGCGTTGAAAGCGGACGCCCTCTCGATCACCGCCTGGCAGGTGGGCATGTATGGGGTGATGGCGCTAGCGCAGCTCGCGATCCTGCCCGCCCTGTTTGGCACGCGCGCCGCGGTGCTGTCGCCGGAATTCTGGTTCGTCATGCAGATCGCGATGCTCGCGGGATTCGCGACCAGCTACCCGGTCAACTGGTGGCTCATCCGGGCAGGCATCAAGGAGCGCATGTGA
- a CDS encoding Pr6Pr family membrane protein, with the protein MTGAASFRRPCREVVWLVLLRATAVTVAAISLVSRADCAFVYGTCSIRNLLGYFTIDSAILFCLVTAASLIWVLVGAREPVWLLGARVIVGSYVILSGGVFAMLMSAAGYTGAEFLVPMSSRVLHFILPGFVLLDLLTAETSTRLPRALPLISWVFPLGWEVVTLIRGNATDWYPYFFVSPEAAGGPAAIAAYSAGLALLIAGVVVAVERLRAAAVRTVAGSRRSCRTGAGAQGRAAP; encoded by the coding sequence GTGACCGGCGCCGCGAGTTTCCGCCGTCCCTGTCGTGAGGTCGTCTGGCTGGTGCTTCTGCGCGCGACGGCGGTGACTGTGGCTGCGATCTCGTTGGTGTCGCGTGCGGACTGCGCGTTCGTGTACGGGACCTGCTCGATCAGGAACCTGCTCGGCTACTTCACGATCGACAGCGCCATCCTGTTCTGCTTGGTCACCGCCGCATCGTTGATCTGGGTGCTGGTGGGTGCGAGGGAGCCGGTGTGGCTGCTGGGTGCTCGAGTGATCGTTGGCAGCTACGTCATCCTGTCGGGAGGTGTGTTCGCGATGCTGATGAGCGCGGCCGGCTACACCGGCGCCGAGTTCCTGGTCCCGATGTCTTCCCGGGTCTTGCACTTCATCCTGCCCGGATTCGTGCTCCTGGACCTGCTCACCGCAGAGACCAGTACTCGCCTGCCGCGCGCTCTCCCGCTGATCTCCTGGGTGTTCCCACTCGGCTGGGAAGTAGTCACTTTGATCCGAGGGAACGCGACGGACTGGTACCCCTACTTCTTCGTCAGTCCCGAAGCCGCGGGCGGCCCGGCCGCGATCGCCGCCTACTCCGCGGGCCTGGCACTGCTGATCGCCGGAGTCGTGGTCGCGGTAGAACGTCTGCGAGCAGCAGCCGTCAGGACGGTAGCCGGTTCCCGGCGGTCGTGTCGAACAGGTGCAGGTGCGCAGGGTCGGGCCGCACCGTGA
- a CDS encoding DUF6611 family protein gives MYAIETHHSVWGIVYARPRALLALHGRRIITLFPPGTTPAAARVASLYYLWSYELGPALTLPALPFAAILVSELSPLGPATGTFAGLAATLVAYLVIRWVLALRAARILAESRSAIITINAYDPGLSRAGDLSPVVHSALAAATRKGCAAIEDELLWQDAWNALPEPEPTPQP, from the coding sequence TTGTATGCGATCGAGACCCACCACAGTGTCTGGGGCATCGTCTACGCCCGCCCCCGCGCACTCCTCGCCCTCCACGGCCGCCGCATCATCACCCTCTTCCCACCCGGCACCACACCCGCCGCCGCCCGGGTAGCGAGCCTGTACTACCTGTGGAGCTACGAACTAGGCCCCGCCCTGACCTTGCCCGCACTCCCCTTCGCCGCGATCCTCGTCTCCGAGCTCTCTCCCCTCGGCCCCGCGACCGGAACGTTCGCGGGACTGGCCGCAACCCTCGTCGCCTACCTCGTCATCCGGTGGGTGCTCGCCCTCCGCGCCGCCCGCATCCTCGCCGAATCCCGCAGCGCGATCATCACGATCAACGCCTACGACCCCGGCCTGTCCCGCGCCGGCGACCTCTCCCCCGTCGTCCACTCCGCCCTCGCCGCCGCCACACGAAAAGGATGCGCCGCGATCGAGGACGAACTGCTCTGGCAGGACGCCTGGAACGCCCTCCCCGAACCCGAACCCACCCCGCAGCCCTGA
- a CDS encoding DUF2254 domain-containing protein, translating to MCCAGCGLAQHCSRSSAVGFALAAGVIGAVIPFRLVIDLGQDSVGSILQIIASSMLAVTTFSLTTMVTAYSSATTTATPRATQLLVQDRTSQNALSTFVGAFTFSLVGIIALSTAYYSDQGRTILFFGTLVVIAVIVVTLLRWIGHLTTFGRMSDVIDRVETAAGDTLHAYATSPTLGARRARAEDLAGHSAAVADTHGARVRGEETGYVTHIDIAALNRIGEDTDADLRVLTMPGTVVDPTTPLVHTRGHLDEGARTAVRRAFTVARHRDYDQDPRLGVIALAEIASRALSPSTNDPGTAIEVIASLQRVFVRTLTTTPDDDVRYLRVLVEPVALQDLITDAFRPIARDGAGMVEVQIRLQKCLGSLARVAPGQAHLFRAAAERALTRVDAALTAEDAAAVHHAHDTHL from the coding sequence ATCTGCTGCGCCGGGTGTGGGCTCGCGCAGCACTGTTCACGCTCATCCGCGGTCGGGTTCGCCCTCGCCGCGGGCGTGATCGGAGCCGTGATCCCGTTCCGGCTCGTCATCGACCTCGGCCAGGACTCGGTCGGATCGATCCTGCAGATCATCGCCAGCAGCATGCTGGCCGTCACCACCTTCTCGCTGACCACCATGGTCACCGCCTACTCCTCGGCCACCACCACGGCGACACCCCGAGCCACGCAGCTGCTGGTGCAGGACCGCACCTCGCAGAACGCCCTGTCGACGTTCGTGGGTGCGTTCACCTTCTCCCTGGTCGGGATCATCGCCCTCTCCACCGCCTACTACAGCGATCAGGGCCGCACGATCCTGTTCTTCGGCACCCTCGTCGTGATCGCCGTGATCGTGGTCACGCTGCTGCGCTGGATCGGGCACCTGACCACGTTCGGCCGGATGTCCGACGTCATCGACCGCGTCGAGACCGCCGCCGGCGACACCCTCCACGCCTACGCCACCTCACCCACCCTCGGCGCCCGACGCGCCCGGGCCGAAGACCTAGCCGGGCATTCAGCTGCGGTCGCGGACACGCACGGGGCGCGGGTGCGAGGCGAGGAGACGGGATACGTCACCCACATCGACATCGCCGCGCTGAACCGAATCGGGGAGGACACCGACGCCGACCTGCGCGTCCTGACCATGCCCGGAACGGTCGTCGACCCCACCACGCCCCTCGTCCACACGCGCGGGCACCTCGACGAGGGCGCCCGGACTGCGGTCCGGCGGGCGTTCACCGTCGCCCGGCATCGCGACTACGACCAGGACCCGCGTCTGGGTGTGATCGCGCTGGCCGAGATCGCCAGCAGGGCCCTGTCCCCGTCGACCAACGATCCCGGCACCGCGATCGAGGTGATCGCGTCGCTGCAGCGCGTGTTCGTCCGCACCCTCACCACCACCCCGGACGACGACGTCCGGTATCTGCGGGTGCTGGTCGAACCGGTCGCGCTCCAGGACCTGATCACCGACGCGTTCCGGCCCATCGCCCGCGACGGCGCCGGGATGGTCGAGGTCCAGATCCGGCTGCAGAAGTGCCTCGGCTCCCTCGCCCGGGTCGCACCCGGGCAGGCCCACCTGTTCCGCGCCGCCGCGGAGAGAGCCCTGACCCGCGTCGACGCCGCCCTCACCGCAGAGGACGCCGCCGCTGTTCACCACGCCCACGACACCCACCTCTGA
- a CDS encoding MarR family winged helix-turn-helix transcriptional regulator, whose protein sequence is MARHEVNEHTTESTLIASRALLGIVARSMVSALQEVTLPQFRALVILSSAGPLRMGAIAERMGTHPSTLSRTVDRLVHGGWVERVINEDSRRETLILLSPKGRQLVDDVSEQRRAQLREILAELSPEAQDKLADAFDIFASAAGEPNSKDLLILGIG, encoded by the coding sequence ATGGCACGTCATGAGGTCAACGAGCACACGACCGAGTCCACGCTGATCGCTTCACGGGCCCTGCTGGGGATCGTGGCACGCAGCATGGTCTCCGCCCTGCAGGAAGTCACGCTTCCCCAGTTCCGGGCCCTGGTCATCCTCTCCTCTGCTGGCCCGCTGCGGATGGGCGCGATCGCGGAACGGATGGGCACTCACCCCTCGACGCTGTCACGCACCGTGGACCGGCTCGTGCACGGCGGCTGGGTCGAACGCGTCATCAACGAGGACAGCCGGCGGGAGACGCTGATCCTGCTGAGCCCGAAAGGCCGCCAGCTGGTCGATGACGTTTCCGAGCAGCGCCGGGCGCAGCTGCGGGAGATCCTGGCTGAACTGTCCCCGGAGGCGCAGGACAAGCTCGCTGACGCCTTCGACATATTCGCCTCCGCGGCGGGCGAGCCCAACAGCAAGGACCTCCTCATCCTCGGCATCGGCTGA
- a CDS encoding sodium:calcium antiporter, which yields MDSLPLWLLVVIFIAAAAVVWVAGIQLSKTTDVLDDRFHLGSALGGLIVLAVATNLPEIAITVSAAISGNLEVAVGNILGGIALQTVVIVILDAFGKRGKDVSPLTYRAASLVLVLEALTVVAVLTVVIAGSQLPSSLVFLRLTPDVVLIAALWVIGLILVRRAGKHLPWKDQGHAPDASPHASGHRSRRPQSPHKERATWKVVLVFAISAVATLGAGVVLERAGDAAAGQIGLSGVLFGATVLALATSIPEISTGLQAIRQGDDNLAISDIFGGNAFLPVLFLIATVISGQAVLPSANSADIYLTALAALLTLIYAVGLIFRSRRRVAGMGIDSLTVAAVYLIGIAGLFAIAS from the coding sequence ATGGACTCGCTGCCGCTGTGGCTACTCGTGGTGATCTTCATCGCGGCCGCGGCGGTGGTGTGGGTCGCCGGGATCCAGCTGTCGAAGACCACGGATGTCCTCGATGACCGGTTCCATCTCGGCAGCGCGCTCGGTGGACTGATCGTCCTGGCCGTGGCGACCAACCTGCCGGAGATCGCGATCACCGTCAGCGCCGCGATCTCCGGCAACCTCGAGGTCGCGGTCGGCAACATCCTGGGCGGCATCGCCCTCCAGACGGTCGTCATCGTCATCCTCGACGCGTTCGGCAAGCGCGGCAAGGACGTCAGCCCGCTGACCTACCGAGCCGCATCCCTCGTGCTCGTCCTCGAAGCCCTCACCGTCGTCGCGGTACTCACCGTCGTCATAGCCGGCAGCCAACTCCCGAGCAGCCTGGTCTTCCTCCGCCTCACACCCGACGTAGTCCTCATCGCGGCTCTCTGGGTGATCGGGCTGATCCTGGTGCGCCGTGCCGGCAAGCACCTGCCCTGGAAGGATCAGGGCCACGCCCCCGACGCCTCCCCCCACGCATCCGGGCACCGATCACGTCGACCGCAATCGCCCCACAAGGAGCGCGCGACCTGGAAGGTGGTGCTCGTCTTCGCCATCTCGGCTGTCGCGACCCTCGGCGCGGGCGTCGTCCTTGAACGCGCCGGCGACGCCGCCGCGGGGCAGATCGGGCTGTCCGGGGTGCTGTTCGGAGCCACCGTGCTGGCGCTGGCGACATCCATCCCCGAGATCTCCACCGGCCTGCAGGCCATCCGACAGGGCGACGACAACCTCGCCATCAGCGACATCTTCGGCGGCAACGCCTTCCTACCCGTACTGTTCCTCATCGCCACCGTCATCTCCGGCCAAGCAGTCCTCCCCTCAGCCAACAGCGCCGACATCTACCTCACCGCCCTCGCCGCACTCCTCACCCTCATCTACGCGGTAGGCCTCATCTTCCGCTCCCGGCGACGCGTGGCCGGCATGGGCATCGACTCCCTCACCGTCGCCGCGGTGTACCTCATCGGCATCGCAGGACTCTTCGCCATCGCGTCATAG
- a CDS encoding TrkH family potassium uptake protein — MYATRPRTSARLRPGETVVGVLVRSYPAQLSILVFLAVAVLFTGLLSLPVAARTGVSTHVSDAAFTAVSALTVTGLASVNTAEHWSFLGQVFILAAIQIGGLGIITIAILLTRAVTRSLGVRGKLFARQGGVGTDNLGDVRKLLAVVVSTSLLLEAALAVILVPAFIATERSVPDGIWHGVFYAVSSFNNAGFTTHADGMAGFDGNLFIVLPVMVGVFVGSFGFPVFTVLLVAKWHPKHWNLHTKLTLLTTTILFLAGAVAWGALEWSNTATIGDMPVGERILNSAFASIMTRSGGFSLVDTADTTSATQLITDALMFVGGGSASTAGGIKVTTLAVMFLAILAEARGDKKILIFGRSLPDGAIRVAISVTFLGATLVLAASILLLLVSDAPLNDVVFEVISAFATCGLSIGLSEQLPPAGKIILAVVMLMGRIGPIGLASALAIRRRNLLYSYPTERPILG; from the coding sequence GTGTACGCGACGAGACCGAGGACGAGCGCCCGTCTGCGCCCCGGTGAGACCGTGGTCGGTGTCCTTGTGCGCAGCTATCCTGCACAGCTGTCGATCCTGGTGTTCCTCGCCGTCGCGGTCCTGTTCACCGGGCTGCTCTCGCTCCCGGTGGCCGCGCGAACTGGCGTGAGCACCCACGTGTCGGATGCGGCGTTCACGGCCGTGTCGGCGTTGACGGTGACGGGCCTGGCGAGCGTGAACACAGCGGAGCACTGGTCGTTCCTGGGCCAGGTGTTCATCCTCGCCGCCATCCAGATCGGCGGACTGGGCATCATCACCATCGCGATCCTCCTCACCCGCGCCGTCACCCGCTCCCTGGGGGTGCGCGGCAAGCTGTTCGCCAGACAGGGCGGCGTCGGAACCGACAACCTCGGCGACGTCCGCAAGCTCCTCGCCGTCGTGGTCTCGACGTCGCTGCTGCTGGAGGCCGCCCTGGCCGTCATCCTGGTCCCGGCCTTCATCGCCACCGAACGCTCGGTCCCCGACGGCATCTGGCATGGGGTGTTCTACGCGGTGTCGTCATTCAACAATGCCGGGTTCACCACCCACGCGGACGGGATGGCCGGGTTCGACGGGAACCTGTTCATCGTCCTCCCGGTCATGGTGGGAGTGTTCGTCGGCAGCTTCGGGTTCCCCGTGTTCACGGTGCTCCTGGTAGCGAAGTGGCACCCCAAGCACTGGAACCTGCACACCAAGCTCACCCTGCTGACCACCACCATCCTGTTCCTCGCCGGCGCTGTCGCGTGGGGCGCCCTCGAATGGAGTAACACCGCCACCATCGGTGACATGCCGGTGGGGGAGAGGATCCTGAACTCGGCGTTCGCGTCGATCATGACCCGGTCGGGTGGCTTCAGCCTGGTCGACACGGCCGACACCACCTCGGCGACACAACTGATCACCGACGCGCTCATGTTCGTCGGCGGCGGATCGGCCTCCACCGCGGGCGGCATCAAGGTCACCACCCTCGCGGTGATGTTCCTCGCGATCCTGGCCGAGGCCCGCGGAGACAAGAAGATCCTGATCTTCGGCCGCTCCCTCCCGGACGGCGCGATCCGTGTCGCGATCAGCGTCACCTTCCTGGGCGCCACGCTGGTGCTGGCAGCCTCGATCCTCCTCCTGCTGGTCAGCGACGCTCCACTGAACGACGTCGTGTTCGAGGTGATCTCCGCGTTCGCGACCTGCGGACTCAGCATCGGCCTCAGCGAGCAGCTCCCTCCGGCGGGAAAGATCATCCTCGCCGTCGTGATGCTGATGGGCCGCATCGGCCCCATCGGTCTGGCGTCGGCGCTGGCGATCCGGCGCCGGAACCTGCTCTACAGCTATCCGACAGAACGGCCCATCCTGGGATGA